From the Streptomyces syringium genome, one window contains:
- a CDS encoding SDR family oxidoreductase translates to MATHLITGSGSGIGAAVARRLLERGDELYLFARDAGRAKELAAQFPGARTLVGDLSNPDRLAWALSKQTLPDHVDSLLHIAGVCDLGGVGDLAPKVWNRQLAANLVSPAELTRLFLPQLRVTKGHVVFVNSGAGMHAHANWGAYAASKHGLKALADALREEEHGNGVRVTSVYPGRTATPMQAKVHQQEGREYDPAAYIDPESVATTVLLAIDLPRDAEINDLTVRPGR, encoded by the coding sequence ATGGCAACACATCTGATCACTGGGTCCGGTTCCGGCATCGGGGCGGCGGTCGCCCGGCGGCTGCTCGAGCGCGGCGACGAGCTGTATCTGTTCGCGCGGGACGCGGGCCGGGCGAAGGAGCTGGCCGCGCAGTTCCCCGGCGCCCGCACGCTCGTCGGCGACCTGTCCAACCCCGACCGGCTGGCGTGGGCCCTCAGCAAGCAGACGCTGCCCGACCACGTCGACTCGCTGCTGCACATCGCGGGCGTCTGCGACCTGGGCGGCGTCGGTGACCTGGCACCCAAGGTGTGGAACCGCCAGCTCGCGGCGAACCTCGTCTCCCCGGCCGAGCTGACCCGGCTGTTCCTGCCGCAGCTGCGGGTCACCAAGGGGCATGTGGTCTTCGTCAACTCCGGGGCCGGGATGCACGCCCACGCCAACTGGGGGGCGTACGCGGCGAGCAAGCACGGCCTCAAGGCGCTCGCCGACGCGCTGCGCGAGGAGGAGCACGGCAACGGCGTCCGGGTCACCAGCGTCTACCCCGGGCGCACGGCCACCCCCATGCAGGCGAAGGTGCACCAGCAGGAGGGCAGGGAGTACGACCCGGCGGCGTACATCGACCCCGAGTCCGTCGCGACGACCGTCCTTCTCGCCATCGACCTCCCGCGGGACGCGGAGATCAACGACCTGACGGTCCGGCCGGGCCGCTGA
- a CDS encoding methionine synthase: MSEKSKFSWGAGVATGVGSMPGTDAREAAKTVTGSLEALPYLPELPARGPGADMIGRTAGLLVEVFAHVEPSGWRISDRPGRDTRRARSWLGEDLDAIEEFTQGYEGPLKVSAVGPWTLASALELRGGEAALSDAGACRDLTASLVEGLRNHLTEVRRRVPGAQVVLQLDEPSLTAVLLGRVRTASGYRTHRAVDRAVVEGALRDLVGLARDVTGAPPVVHSCAPGVPFALLRRAGVEGVSFDFSLLTERDDEAIGEAAEAGTKLFAGVVPGVDGPLSDPAGSVMGVRTLWRRLGLSPGTLAESVVITPSCGLAGASPAYARAALAHCARAARSLADNPE; encoded by the coding sequence GTGAGCGAGAAGAGCAAGTTCAGCTGGGGTGCGGGCGTCGCCACCGGGGTCGGTTCGATGCCCGGGACGGACGCGCGCGAGGCCGCGAAAACCGTCACGGGGTCGCTGGAGGCCCTGCCGTATCTGCCGGAGCTGCCCGCGCGCGGGCCCGGCGCCGACATGATCGGCAGGACCGCCGGGCTGCTCGTGGAGGTGTTCGCGCACGTCGAGCCGAGCGGCTGGCGGATCAGTGACCGGCCGGGCCGGGACACCCGGCGCGCACGGTCGTGGCTGGGCGAGGACCTGGACGCGATCGAGGAGTTCACCCAGGGGTACGAGGGGCCGCTCAAGGTGTCGGCCGTCGGCCCGTGGACCCTCGCCTCCGCCCTGGAACTGCGCGGCGGCGAGGCGGCGCTGAGCGATGCCGGGGCCTGCCGGGACCTGACCGCCTCCCTCGTGGAGGGGCTGCGGAACCATCTGACGGAGGTGCGCCGCCGGGTGCCCGGCGCCCAGGTGGTGCTCCAGCTCGACGAACCGTCGCTGACCGCCGTGCTGCTCGGCCGGGTCCGCACGGCCAGCGGCTACCGCACCCACCGCGCCGTCGACCGGGCCGTCGTCGAGGGCGCGCTGCGCGACCTGGTGGGCCTCGCGCGGGACGTCACCGGCGCACCCCCCGTCGTGCACTCGTGCGCCCCCGGCGTGCCGTTCGCCCTTCTGCGCCGAGCCGGCGTCGAGGGCGTCTCGTTCGATTTCTCGCTGCTCACCGAGCGTGATGACGAGGCGATCGGTGAGGCCGCGGAGGCCGGCACCAAGCTCTTCGCTGGCGTGGTGCCGGGCGTGGACGGTCCATTGTCAGACCCTGCCGGTAGCGTCATGGGTGTCAGGACGCTGTGGCGCAGGCTGGGGCTGTCGCCGGGGACCCTCGCGGAGTCCGTGGTGATCACCCCGTCGTGCGGGCTCGCGGGTGCTTCGCCCGCATATGCCCGGGCGGCCCTCGCCCACTGCGCCCGGGCGGCGAGATCACTCGCAGACAACCCTGAGTGA
- the gatC gene encoding Asp-tRNA(Asn)/Glu-tRNA(Gln) amidotransferase subunit GatC: MPGITREEVAHLARLARLELKDEELDHFATQLDDIIGAVARVSDVADEDVPPTSHPLPLTNVMRSDDVRPSLTPQEALSGAPAQEQQRFKVPQILGED; encoded by the coding sequence ATGCCTGGCATCACGCGCGAGGAGGTCGCCCACCTCGCACGGCTGGCACGTCTGGAGCTGAAGGACGAAGAGCTCGACCACTTCGCCACGCAGCTCGACGACATCATCGGCGCGGTCGCCCGCGTTTCCGATGTGGCCGACGAGGACGTACCGCCGACGTCCCACCCGCTGCCGCTGACCAACGTCATGCGCTCGGACGACGTCCGTCCGTCGCTGACCCCGCAGGAGGCGCTGTCCGGCGCCCCGGCCCAGGAGCAGCAGCGTTTCAAGGTGCCGCAGATCCTGGGGGAGGACTGA
- a CDS encoding TIGR00730 family Rossman fold protein, whose translation MHISVFCSAADLDDCYTTPAREFAELIGKGGHTLVWGGSESGLMKVMADGVQAHGGRLVGISVEFLAAKARKNADEMVITKDLAERKAQLLARADAIVIMVGGTGTLDEATEILELKKHGMHSKPVVLLNAAGFYDGLKQQFQRMDAEGFLPLPLADLVFFAEDGVGAMAYLEESAGIQ comes from the coding sequence ATGCATATTTCCGTCTTCTGCTCCGCCGCCGACCTCGACGACTGCTACACCACCCCCGCCCGGGAATTCGCCGAACTCATCGGCAAGGGCGGGCACACCCTGGTCTGGGGCGGTTCGGAGTCCGGTCTGATGAAGGTCATGGCGGACGGCGTCCAGGCGCACGGCGGGCGGCTGGTCGGGATCTCGGTGGAATTCCTCGCGGCGAAGGCCCGTAAGAACGCCGACGAAATGGTGATCACCAAGGATCTCGCCGAGCGCAAGGCGCAGTTGCTCGCGCGGGCCGACGCAATCGTGATCATGGTCGGCGGCACCGGGACGCTCGACGAGGCGACGGAGATCCTGGAGCTGAAGAAGCACGGAATGCACTCCAAGCCCGTGGTGCTGCTGAACGCCGCCGGTTTCTACGACGGGCTGAAGCAGCAGTTCCAGCGGATGGACGCGGAGGGTTTTCTGCCGCTTCCCCTCGCCGACCTGGTGTTCTTCGCGGAGGACGGTGTGGGCGCGATGGCGTACCTGGAGGAGTCGGCCGGGATTCAGTAG
- the gatA gene encoding Asp-tRNA(Asn)/Glu-tRNA(Gln) amidotransferase subunit GatA → MTDLIKLTAAEIAAKIASGEVTAVQVTEAHLARIEAVDEKVHAFLHVDREGALAQAREVDAKRERGEKLGPLAGVPLALKDIFTTKGIPTTVGSKILEGWIPPYDATLTRKLKEADVVILGKTNMDEFAMGSSTENSAYGPTGNPWDLTKIPGGSGGGSSAALASYEAALAIGTDTGGSIRQPAAVTGTVGVKPTYGAVSRYGMVAFSSSLDQGGPCARTVLDAALLHEAIAGHDPLDSTSIDAPVPPVVEAARNGDVKGMRVGVVKQFRGEGYQAGVLQRFDESVELLKELGAEVVEVDCPSFDLALAAYYLIAPSECSSNLARFDAMRYGLRVGDDGTKSAEEVTALTREAGFGDEVKRRVILGTYALSSGYYDAYYGSAQKVRTLITRDFEKAFGEGGVDVLISPTTPTTAFPIGERADDPMAMYLADLCTIPTNLAGNAAMSLPCGLAPEDGMPVGLQIIAPAMADDRLYRVGAAVEAAFNARWGHPLLEEAPSL, encoded by the coding sequence ATGACCGACCTGATCAAGCTCACCGCGGCCGAGATCGCCGCGAAGATCGCCTCGGGTGAGGTCACCGCCGTCCAGGTGACCGAGGCGCACCTGGCCCGGATCGAGGCCGTCGACGAGAAGGTGCACGCCTTCCTGCACGTCGACCGCGAGGGCGCGCTGGCCCAGGCGCGCGAGGTGGACGCCAAGCGCGAGCGCGGCGAGAAGCTCGGCCCGCTGGCCGGTGTGCCGCTGGCGCTCAAGGACATCTTCACCACCAAGGGGATCCCGACCACCGTCGGTTCCAAGATCCTCGAAGGCTGGATCCCGCCGTACGACGCGACGCTCACCCGCAAGCTCAAGGAAGCGGACGTCGTCATCCTCGGCAAGACCAACATGGACGAGTTCGCCATGGGGTCGTCGACGGAGAACAGCGCGTACGGCCCCACCGGCAACCCCTGGGACCTGACCAAGATCCCCGGCGGTTCCGGCGGCGGCTCCTCCGCCGCCCTCGCCTCCTACGAGGCCGCGCTCGCCATCGGCACGGACACCGGCGGCTCGATCCGCCAGCCCGCCGCCGTCACCGGCACCGTCGGCGTCAAGCCGACCTACGGCGCCGTCTCCCGCTACGGCATGGTCGCCTTCTCCTCCTCCCTCGACCAGGGCGGGCCCTGCGCCCGCACGGTCCTGGACGCGGCCCTGCTGCACGAGGCCATCGCCGGCCACGACCCGCTGGACTCCACCTCCATCGACGCCCCGGTCCCGCCGGTCGTCGAGGCGGCGCGGAACGGCGACGTCAAGGGCATGCGCGTCGGCGTCGTCAAGCAGTTCCGCGGCGAGGGCTACCAGGCGGGTGTCCTGCAGCGCTTCGACGAGTCCGTGGAGCTGCTGAAGGAGCTCGGTGCCGAGGTCGTCGAGGTGGACTGCCCGTCCTTCGACCTGGCCCTGGCCGCGTACTACCTCATCGCGCCGTCCGAGTGCTCCTCCAACCTGGCCCGCTTCGACGCCATGCGCTACGGCCTGCGCGTCGGCGACGACGGCACGAAGTCCGCCGAGGAGGTCACCGCGCTCACCCGCGAGGCCGGCTTCGGCGACGAGGTGAAGCGCCGCGTCATCCTGGGTACGTACGCCCTCAGCTCCGGCTACTACGACGCGTACTACGGCTCCGCGCAGAAGGTCCGTACGCTCATCACGCGCGATTTCGAGAAGGCCTTCGGGGAGGGTGGTGTCGACGTGCTGATCTCGCCGACCACCCCGACCACGGCGTTCCCGATCGGCGAGCGGGCCGACGACCCGATGGCGATGTACCTCGCCGACCTGTGCACCATCCCGACCAACCTGGCCGGCAACGCCGCCATGTCGCTGCCCTGCGGTCTGGCGCCCGAGGACGGGATGCCGGTGGGTCTGCAGATCATCGCGCCCGCGATGGCCGACGACCGGCTCTACCGGGTCGGTGCCGCGGTCGAGGCCGCGTTCAACGCCCGCTGGGGTCACCCGCTGCTCGAGGAGGCACCGTCACTGTGA
- the ligA gene encoding NAD-dependent DNA ligase LigA has product MAGEQHGEQLEAKTPLATAPAEARERHALLAEQIEEHRFRYYVKDAPVVSDAEFDQLLRSLEALEEEHPELRTPDSPTQKVAGSYETEFSAVEHRERMLSLDNAFDDEELAGWAERVAKDIGEGTAYHFLCELKVDGLAVNLTYERGRLVRAATRGDGRTGEDITPNVRTIEEIPNRLQGDRVPAFVEVRGEVYFPMEKFQELNARLVEAGKPPFANPRNAAAGSLRQKDPKITATRPLHMVVHGIGAREGFDIDCQSHAYELLREWGLPTAAHAKVVDSLDGVREFIAHYGDPEVRHSMEHEIDGTVVKVDEIPLQGRLGSTSRAPRWAIAWKYAPEEVNTKLVDIRVGVGRTGRVTPYAVVEPVTVAGSEVEFATLHNQEVVKAKGVLIGDTVVLRKAGDVIPEILGPVVDLRDGTEREFVMPAECPECGAGLRPMKEGDIDLRCPNARSCPAQLRERIFYLAGRKALDIEALGEETVRALTSPDEGPRALTTEADLFDLKVEDLRDVRMWRRDTRKGAAEDDRLLVPYFYGQGKTVGRGEEKRTLPPEPKENTKKLMSELERAKSSPLSRILTGLSIRHVGPVAAVALAREFRSLDRIAEASEEELAAVEGVGGTIAASVRQWFAEDWHREIVEKWKAAGVRMEEEVGEDEGPRPLAGLTVVVTGTLASHTRDGAKEALQSQGAKVTGSVSKKTDFVVVGDNPGSKFDKAMQLKVPVLEEDGFAVLLAEGPEAARAAAVPQEGGAGAGTDDSSGDAKADVPAAG; this is encoded by the coding sequence GTGGCTGGCGAACAGCACGGCGAACAGCTCGAGGCGAAGACGCCGCTTGCCACGGCACCCGCGGAGGCGCGGGAGAGGCACGCGCTGCTGGCCGAGCAGATCGAGGAGCACCGCTTCCGGTATTACGTGAAGGACGCCCCGGTCGTCAGTGACGCCGAGTTCGACCAGCTGCTGCGCTCACTGGAGGCCCTGGAGGAGGAGCATCCGGAGCTGCGCACCCCCGACTCGCCCACCCAGAAGGTCGCGGGGTCCTACGAGACGGAATTCAGCGCCGTCGAGCACCGCGAGCGCATGCTCTCCCTCGACAACGCCTTCGACGACGAAGAGCTGGCCGGCTGGGCCGAGCGCGTCGCCAAGGACATCGGCGAGGGCACCGCGTACCACTTCCTGTGCGAGCTCAAGGTCGACGGACTCGCCGTCAACCTCACGTACGAGCGCGGCAGGCTCGTCCGCGCCGCCACCCGCGGCGACGGCCGCACCGGCGAGGACATCACGCCCAACGTCCGCACCATCGAAGAGATCCCCAACCGGCTCCAGGGCGACCGCGTCCCCGCCTTCGTCGAGGTGCGCGGCGAGGTCTACTTCCCGATGGAGAAGTTCCAGGAGCTGAACGCCCGCCTGGTGGAGGCCGGCAAGCCGCCCTTCGCCAACCCGCGCAACGCGGCGGCCGGCTCGCTGCGCCAGAAGGACCCCAAGATCACCGCGACCCGGCCGCTGCACATGGTGGTGCACGGCATCGGCGCCCGCGAGGGCTTCGACATCGACTGCCAGTCGCACGCGTACGAACTGCTGCGCGAGTGGGGTCTGCCCACCGCCGCGCACGCCAAGGTCGTCGACTCGCTGGACGGCGTGCGGGAGTTCATCGCCCACTACGGCGACCCCGAGGTCCGGCACTCGATGGAGCACGAGATCGACGGCACGGTCGTCAAGGTCGACGAGATCCCCCTCCAGGGCCGCCTCGGCTCCACCTCGCGCGCCCCGCGCTGGGCCATCGCCTGGAAGTACGCCCCGGAGGAGGTCAACACCAAGCTGGTCGACATCCGCGTCGGCGTCGGCCGCACCGGCCGCGTCACCCCGTACGCGGTGGTGGAGCCCGTCACGGTCGCGGGCTCCGAGGTCGAGTTCGCCACCCTGCACAACCAGGAGGTCGTCAAGGCCAAGGGCGTCCTCATCGGCGACACCGTCGTGCTCCGCAAGGCCGGCGATGTGATCCCCGAGATCCTGGGCCCCGTGGTGGATCTGCGCGACGGCACCGAGCGGGAGTTCGTGATGCCCGCCGAGTGCCCGGAGTGCGGGGCCGGGCTACGCCCGATGAAGGAGGGCGACATCGACCTCCGGTGCCCCAATGCCCGGTCGTGTCCGGCGCAGTTGCGTGAGCGCATCTTCTACCTGGCGGGCCGTAAGGCGCTCGACATCGAGGCGCTCGGCGAGGAGACGGTCCGGGCGCTCACGAGCCCCGACGAGGGCCCCCGCGCGCTCACCACCGAGGCCGACCTGTTCGACCTGAAGGTCGAGGACCTGCGCGACGTCCGCATGTGGCGCCGCGACACCCGCAAGGGCGCCGCCGAGGACGACCGCCTCCTCGTGCCGTACTTCTACGGCCAGGGGAAGACGGTGGGCCGGGGCGAGGAGAAGCGCACACTGCCTCCCGAGCCGAAGGAGAACACCAAGAAGCTCATGAGCGAGCTGGAGCGGGCCAAGTCCAGCCCGCTGTCCCGCATCCTCACCGGGCTCTCCATCCGCCACGTCGGGCCCGTCGCGGCGGTCGCCCTGGCACGGGAGTTCCGCTCGCTGGACCGGATCGCCGAGGCGAGCGAGGAGGAGCTGGCCGCCGTCGAGGGCGTCGGCGGCACCATCGCGGCCTCGGTGCGGCAGTGGTTCGCCGAGGACTGGCACCGCGAGATCGTGGAGAAGTGGAAGGCCGCCGGCGTCCGCATGGAAGAAGAGGTCGGCGAGGACGAAGGCCCGCGCCCGCTGGCGGGGCTGACGGTCGTCGTCACCGGAACGCTGGCCTCCCACACCCGTGACGGAGCGAAGGAAGCCCTCCAGAGCCAGGGCGCGAAGGTGACCGGATCGGTCTCCAAGAAGACGGACTTCGTCGTCGTGGGCGACAACCCCGGGTCGAAGTTCGACAAGGCCATGCAATTGAAGGTCCCGGTACTGGAAGAGGACGGCTTCGCCGTGCTGCTCGCGGAAGGGCCCGAGGCGGCCCGCGCGGCGGCGGTCCCCCAGGAGGGTGGCGCGGGCGCCGGCACGGACGACAGTTCGGGTGACGCCAAGGCCGACGTCCCCGCCGCCGGCTGA
- a CDS encoding putative bifunctional diguanylate cyclase/phosphodiesterase, producing MKPTDSAEPASRLRRVPPPALPAVCVVMAALALATGICWALSTGHGLFPGRAVGWSLATLTALIVAHLVALGRDRWWGGTGSGAALTLAVLMLYGWVPAALISIAVVTLVATARRHRWRQALLHGAVDILGIVAAGLALALCGTAATVEDPWLPDTWQLTDIPQIAVAAFLYLVVTRALLWYSMAPRNGGISSIARTALVRQALVGGALLGIAPLIAVVADHAPLLLPLFAVPLIALDSTLWIAHARAEEQLRDPLTGLPNRQWLLESTWNALDEAEQAGDRAALVLIDLDRFRSVNDTLGHLAGDRLLLQIAERLRLALPHGAEAARLGGDEFAVLLPTTDSLTSAQRVARSLVAALGSPLDLDGLTLVLEASAGVAVYPDHALDAEGLLRRADVAMYQAKRDRSGVEVYEARRDGNTPDRLGLLGDLRRALDAGDVELHYQPKVGFDGHVAGLEALVRWVHPERGRVSPDEFIAIAESSGLMPRLTEYVLETALGQVAKWRAMGLEVPVAVNVSPRDVHTPGFAGSVAARLARHGVPAGSLQLEITEHVLLEDPQRAADTLAGLTGHGVKMSLDDFGTGYSSLVHLRRLPVSELKIDRSFVARLAIDNEDAEIVRCTLDLAHSLGLVVVAEGVEDDETWERLRDLGCDAVQGWLVAAAMPPDETTAWLRLRSESGWHREDEPLHAATAAAAATSTAPAEEEADQPVT from the coding sequence ATGAAACCCACCGACAGCGCCGAACCGGCCTCGCGGCTGCGCCGGGTCCCCCCGCCCGCGCTGCCGGCGGTCTGTGTCGTGATGGCCGCGCTCGCGCTCGCCACCGGAATCTGTTGGGCACTCAGCACCGGGCACGGCCTCTTTCCCGGCCGTGCCGTCGGCTGGTCGCTGGCGACCCTGACGGCGCTCATCGTCGCCCATCTCGTCGCCCTCGGCCGGGACCGCTGGTGGGGCGGCACCGGATCCGGCGCCGCCCTCACCCTCGCCGTCCTGATGCTCTACGGCTGGGTCCCCGCAGCCCTCATCAGCATCGCCGTCGTCACCCTCGTCGCCACCGCCCGCCGGCACCGCTGGCGACAGGCATTACTCCACGGCGCGGTCGACATCCTCGGCATCGTCGCCGCCGGTCTCGCCCTCGCCCTGTGCGGGACGGCCGCCACCGTCGAGGACCCCTGGCTCCCGGACACCTGGCAGCTCACCGACATCCCCCAGATCGCCGTCGCCGCCTTCCTCTACCTCGTCGTCACCCGCGCCCTGCTCTGGTACTCCATGGCCCCGCGCAACGGCGGCATCAGCAGCATCGCCCGTACGGCCCTGGTCCGGCAGGCCCTCGTCGGCGGCGCCCTCCTCGGCATCGCCCCGCTCATCGCCGTCGTCGCCGACCACGCGCCCCTGCTGCTGCCCCTCTTCGCCGTCCCGCTCATCGCGCTGGACTCCACCCTGTGGATCGCCCACGCCCGCGCCGAGGAACAGCTCCGCGACCCCCTCACCGGGCTGCCCAACCGCCAATGGCTGCTGGAGAGCACCTGGAACGCCCTCGACGAGGCCGAGCAGGCCGGTGACCGCGCCGCCCTCGTCCTCATCGACCTCGACCGCTTCCGGTCCGTCAACGACACCCTCGGCCACCTCGCCGGCGACCGGCTGCTGCTGCAGATAGCCGAGCGGCTGCGGCTCGCCCTGCCGCACGGCGCGGAGGCCGCCCGGCTCGGCGGCGACGAATTCGCCGTACTGCTGCCCACCACCGACTCCCTGACCAGCGCCCAGCGGGTGGCCCGGTCGCTGGTCGCCGCACTGGGCTCACCGCTCGACCTGGACGGCCTCACCCTCGTCCTCGAAGCCAGCGCCGGCGTCGCCGTCTACCCCGACCACGCCCTCGACGCGGAGGGGCTGCTGCGCCGCGCCGACGTGGCGATGTACCAGGCCAAGCGGGACCGCAGCGGAGTCGAGGTCTACGAGGCCCGCCGCGACGGCAACACCCCCGACCGGCTCGGCCTGTTGGGCGATCTGCGGCGCGCCCTGGACGCGGGCGACGTCGAGCTGCACTACCAGCCCAAGGTCGGCTTCGACGGACACGTCGCGGGGCTGGAGGCGCTGGTGCGCTGGGTGCACCCCGAGCGCGGCAGGGTCTCCCCGGACGAGTTCATCGCGATAGCCGAATCGTCCGGCCTGATGCCCCGGCTGACGGAGTACGTCCTGGAGACCGCCCTCGGGCAGGTCGCCAAGTGGCGGGCCATGGGCCTGGAGGTGCCCGTCGCGGTCAACGTCTCGCCGCGCGACGTCCACACCCCGGGCTTCGCGGGCTCGGTCGCCGCCCGCCTCGCCCGGCACGGTGTCCCCGCCGGATCGCTCCAGCTGGAAATAACGGAGCACGTCCTCCTGGAGGACCCGCAGCGTGCCGCCGACACCCTCGCCGGGCTCACCGGCCACGGCGTGAAGATGTCCCTCGACGACTTCGGCACCGGCTACTCCTCCCTCGTCCACCTGCGCCGCCTGCCGGTCAGCGAGCTCAAGATCGACCGTTCCTTCGTCGCCCGCCTCGCCATCGACAACGAGGACGCCGAGATCGTCCGCTGCACGCTGGACCTGGCCCACTCCCTCGGCCTGGTCGTCGTCGCCGAGGGCGTCGAGGACGACGAGACCTGGGAGCGCCTGCGGGACCTGGGCTGTGACGCGGTCCAGGGCTGGCTGGTCGCGGCGGCGATGCCGCCGGACGAGACGACGGCGTGGCTGCGCCTGCGCAGCGAAAGCGGTTGGCACCGCGAGGACGAACCCCTCCACGCCGCCACCGCGGCGGCGGCCGCGACGTCCACGGCCCCGGCGGAGGAAGAAGCGGACCAGCCCGTGACCTAG
- the gatB gene encoding Asp-tRNA(Asn)/Glu-tRNA(Gln) amidotransferase subunit GatB: MTTIDLVSYEDALASYDPVMGLEVHVELGTRTKMFCGCSTELGAEPNAQTCPTCLGLPGSLPVVNAIGVESAVKIGLALHCEIAEWCRFARKNYFYPDMPKNFQTSQYDEPIAFNGYLDVQLEDGEIFRVEIERAHMEEDTGKSLHVGGATGRIHGASHSLLDYNRAGIPLIEIVTKPIEGAGERAPEVAKAYVAELRELIKALGVSEARMEQGQMRCDVNLSLRPNGTEKFGTRSETKNVNSLRSVERAARFEIQRHAAVLSSGGTIVQETRHFHEEDGSTTAGRIKDNAEDYRYFPEPDLVPVAPSREWVEELRKGLPELPRVRRNRLREEWGVSEHDMQSILNAGAVDLIVATIDAGADAASARKWWMGELARRANEAGTDLAALEITPEQVARVCALVAEGSLNDKLARQVIEGVLAGEGDPDAVVAGRGLAVVSDEGALGTAVDEAIAANAGIADKIRSGKVAAAGALVGAVMKATRGQADAARVRELILERLAAKE, translated from the coding sequence GTGACCACCATTGATCTGGTGTCGTACGAGGACGCGCTGGCGTCCTACGACCCCGTCATGGGCCTCGAAGTCCATGTCGAGCTGGGCACCAGGACCAAGATGTTCTGCGGCTGCTCCACGGAGCTGGGCGCCGAGCCCAATGCGCAGACCTGCCCCACCTGCCTCGGCCTGCCCGGCTCGCTCCCGGTCGTCAACGCGATCGGCGTCGAGTCGGCCGTGAAGATCGGTCTCGCGCTGCACTGCGAGATCGCCGAGTGGTGCCGCTTCGCCCGGAAGAACTACTTCTATCCGGACATGCCGAAGAACTTCCAGACCTCCCAGTACGACGAGCCCATCGCCTTCAACGGCTACCTGGACGTCCAGCTGGAGGACGGCGAGATCTTCCGCGTGGAGATCGAGCGCGCCCACATGGAGGAGGACACCGGAAAGTCGCTGCACGTCGGCGGCGCCACCGGCCGTATCCACGGCGCGTCCCACTCCCTGCTCGACTACAACCGGGCCGGCATCCCGCTCATCGAGATCGTCACCAAGCCGATCGAGGGCGCGGGCGAGCGGGCCCCCGAGGTCGCCAAGGCCTACGTCGCCGAGCTGCGCGAGCTCATCAAGGCGCTCGGCGTCTCCGAGGCCCGCATGGAGCAGGGCCAGATGCGCTGCGACGTGAACCTGTCGCTGCGCCCGAACGGCACCGAGAAGTTCGGCACCCGCTCGGAGACGAAGAACGTCAACTCGCTGCGGAGCGTCGAGCGCGCCGCCCGCTTCGAGATCCAGCGGCACGCGGCGGTGCTGTCCTCCGGCGGCACGATCGTGCAGGAGACCCGGCACTTCCACGAGGAGGACGGGTCGACCACGGCGGGCCGCATCAAGGACAACGCCGAGGACTACCGCTACTTCCCCGAGCCGGACCTGGTGCCGGTCGCTCCCTCCCGGGAGTGGGTCGAGGAGCTCCGCAAGGGCCTGCCCGAGCTGCCGCGCGTGCGCCGTAACCGGCTGCGCGAGGAGTGGGGCGTCTCCGAGCACGACATGCAGTCCATCCTCAACGCCGGTGCCGTCGACCTGATCGTCGCCACCATCGACGCGGGCGCGGACGCCGCCTCCGCGCGCAAGTGGTGGATGGGCGAGCTGGCCCGCCGGGCGAACGAGGCCGGTACCGACCTCGCCGCCCTGGAGATCACCCCGGAGCAGGTCGCCCGGGTGTGCGCGCTGGTCGCCGAGGGCTCCCTCAACGACAAGCTCGCCCGCCAGGTCATCGAGGGCGTGCTCGCGGGCGAGGGCGACCCCGACGCGGTCGTCGCCGGCCGCGGTCTCGCGGTCGTCTCCGACGAGGGCGCGCTGGGCACGGCCGTCGACGAGGCCATCGCGGCCAACGCGGGCATCGCCGACAAGATCCGCTCCGGCAAGGTCGCGGCGGCGGGCGCGCTCGTCGGCGCGGTCATGAAGGCCACCCGCGGTCAGGCGGACGCGGCGCGCGTCCGCGAGCTGATTCTTGAGCGGCTTGCCGCGAAAGAATAA
- a CDS encoding AMIN-like domain-containing (lipo)protein, which produces MRRWSTALAALLLAGAAVATTTAPASASRTAAKAHPSSAMCEVGWGSYGKTGVDSSYKPLTDVRTGRHECFDRMVLDMEGVGHRPIGYRVGYVDSLDQDGSGDAVHVAGGAVLEIRVAAPSYDPATGRATYRAKAGRRLPGVDVTGYRTFKDTRFVGSFEGDTQLGLGVRARLPFRVFQWDHRIVIDVAHRWGVLD; this is translated from the coding sequence ATGCGACGGTGGAGTACAGCGCTGGCCGCACTGTTGTTGGCGGGCGCCGCAGTGGCGACGACGACGGCTCCGGCCTCGGCGTCCCGGACCGCGGCCAAGGCCCACCCGTCCTCGGCGATGTGCGAGGTCGGCTGGGGAAGCTACGGCAAGACCGGCGTCGACAGCTCGTACAAGCCGCTGACCGACGTGAGAACCGGGCGGCACGAGTGTTTCGACCGGATGGTTCTCGATATGGAGGGCGTGGGACACCGCCCGATCGGTTATCGCGTCGGTTACGTCGACTCGCTCGATCAGGACGGTTCCGGCGACGCCGTCCACGTCGCCGGCGGTGCGGTCCTGGAGATCCGGGTCGCGGCGCCCAGCTACGACCCGGCCACGGGCAGGGCGACCTACCGTGCGAAGGCGGGGCGGCGGCTGCCGGGCGTGGACGTCACCGGCTACCGCACCTTCAAGGACACCCGGTTCGTCGGCAGCTTCGAGGGCGACACCCAGCTCGGTCTGGGCGTCCGCGCCCGGCTGCCGTTCCGGGTCTTCCAGTGGGACCACCGCATCGTGATCGACGTCGCCCACCGGTGGGGCGTCCTGGACTGA